Sequence from the Ailuropoda melanoleuca isolate Jingjing chromosome 10, ASM200744v2, whole genome shotgun sequence genome:
CACCCAGAAGCCCTGAATCAGATTCTCAGAGCCCCGAGTTTGAACCCCACAGTCCTAGGTATGAGCCCCAAAGCCCTGGGTATGACCCTAAGAGCCCTGGATATGAACCCCGGAGCCCTGGTTACGAACCCAAGAGCCCTGGGTATGAACCCCAGAGCCCTGGATATGAATCCCAGAGCCCAGGTTATGAGCCCCAGAATCCTGAGTTCAAAACCCAAAGCCCTGAATTTGAAGCTCAGAGTTCCAAAGTTCAGGAAGGTGCAGAAATGCTTTTGAATCCCGAGGAAAAGAATCCCTTGAGCATCCCCTTGGGAGTCCACCCCTTGGACTCCTTCACCCAAGGGTTTGGGGAGCAGCCCACAGGGGCCCTACCCCTAGGGCCACCTTTTGAGATGCCCACAGGGGCCCTGCTGGCCACACCCCAGTTTGAGATGCTCCAGAATCCCCTGGGCCTGACAGGGGCCCTTCGGGGGCCAGGCCGGCGGGGTGGCAGAGCCCGGGGTGGGCAGGGCCCCCGGCCTAATATCTGCGGCATCTGCGGGAAGAGCTTTGGGCGGGGCTCCACCCTGATCCAGCACCAGCGCATCCATACGGGTGAGAAGCCCTATAAATGTGAGGTCTGTAGCAAGGCCTTCTCCCAGAGCTCTGACCTCATCAAACACCAGCGCACCCACACGGGCGAGCGACCCTACAAGTGTCCCCGTTGTGGCAAGGCCTTCGCCGACAGCTCTTACCTGCTTCGCCACCAGCGCACCCACTCTGGTCAGAAGCCCTACAAGTGCCCGCACTGCGGCAAGGCCTTCGGTGACAGCTCCTACCTCCTGCGGCACCAGCGCACCCACAGCCACGAGCGGCCCTACAGCTGCCCCGAGTGCGGCAAGTGCTACAGCCAGAACTCTTCCCTGCGTAGTCACCAGAGGGTGCACACCGGCCAAAGGCCCTTCAGCTGCGGCATCTGCGGCAAGAGCTTCTCGCAGCGCTCGGCACTCATCCCCCACGCCCGCAGCCACGCCCGCGAGAAGCCCTTCAAGTGCCCTGAGTGCGGCAAGCGCTTTGGCCAGAGCTCGGTGCTGGCCATCCACGCGCGCACCCACCTGCCGGGCCGCACCTACAGCTGCCCCGACTGCGGCAAGACCTTCAACCGCTCCTCCACGCTGATCCAGCACCAGCGCTCGCACACGGGCGAGCGGCCCTACAGGTGCGCCGTGTGCGGCAAGGGCTTCTGCCGCTCGTCCACGCTGCTGCAGCATCAC
This genomic interval carries:
- the ZNF768 gene encoding zinc finger protein 768 — protein: MEREASPWGLAPGDVQSPDELGSPEASLKGNMSENEEEEMSQQEGTGDYEVEEIPFGLEPQSPGFEPQSPEFEPQSPRFEPESPGFESRSPGFVPPSPEFAPRSPESDSQSPEFEPHSPRYEPQSPGYDPKSPGYEPRSPGYEPKSPGYEPQSPGYESQSPGYEPQNPEFKTQSPEFEAQSSKVQEGAEMLLNPEEKNPLSIPLGVHPLDSFTQGFGEQPTGALPLGPPFEMPTGALLATPQFEMLQNPLGLTGALRGPGRRGGRARGGQGPRPNICGICGKSFGRGSTLIQHQRIHTGEKPYKCEVCSKAFSQSSDLIKHQRTHTGERPYKCPRCGKAFADSSYLLRHQRTHSGQKPYKCPHCGKAFGDSSYLLRHQRTHSHERPYSCPECGKCYSQNSSLRSHQRVHTGQRPFSCGICGKSFSQRSALIPHARSHAREKPFKCPECGKRFGQSSVLAIHARTHLPGRTYSCPDCGKTFNRSSTLIQHQRSHTGERPYRCAVCGKGFCRSSTLLQHHRVHSGERPYKCDDCGKAFSQSSDLIRHQRTHAAGRR